One Vicugna pacos chromosome X, VicPac4, whole genome shotgun sequence DNA window includes the following coding sequences:
- the LOC140691848 gene encoding melanoma-associated antigen 8-like — MMAELMGFLLHKYRTKQPTSKEEMLNAVLRDDQDHFPVVLSQASECLQLVFGVDVKEVDPREHLYVLVPTLGLTYDGMQDDGQSMPNTGLLVILLGVIVLEGDFAPEEAVWRALSKMGLCAGREHFIYGEPRELITNVWVQEGYVEYRQVANSDPARYEFLWGPRAYTETSKLQVLEHFLRVNRRGPSSFPSLSEERVSDEEEGA; from the coding sequence ATGATGGCTGAACTGATGGGCTTCCTGCTCCACAAGTACCGCACAAAGCAGCCGacctcaaaagaggaaatgctgaatgcggtcctcagagatgaccaggaccacttccctgtggtcttgagccaagcctctgagtgtctgcagctggtctttggggtggatgtgaaggaggtggaccccagggagcacttgtatgtcctggtccccaccctgggcctcacctacgatggcatgcaggacgacgggcagagcatgcccaacactggcctcctggtgatacttctgggtgtgattgtcctggagggcgactttgctcctgaggaggcagtctggcgagcacttagcaagatggggctgtgtgctgggagggagcacttcatctacggggagcccagggaactcatcaccaacgtgtgggtgcaggaggggtacgtggagtaccggcaggtggccaacagcgatcccgctcgctacgagttcctgtggggtccccgggcctacacggagaccagcaagctgcaagtcctggaacatttcctcagggtcaatagaaggggtcccagttctttcccatccctgtctgaagagcgagtgagtgatgaggaagagggggcctga
- the LOC140691839 gene encoding melanoma-associated antigen 8-like, producing MRDLHHTEADFKDPRAAEDSMDEQDIWVEEEEEDEEEEDEEEEEEEEGGASPLSPSSSSSSSSYSVLFLGTGEEAADSGTPSPTQSPQGVCPSPTAVAAPPWSQSEDNGLRSQGEEGPSSGQDPADAESRLQDALHLMMAELMGFLLHKYRTKQPTSKEEMLNAVLRDDQDHFPVVLSQASECLQLVFGVDVKEVDPREHLYVLVPTLGLTYDGMQDNGQSMPNTGLLVILLGVIVLEGDFAPEEAVWRALSKMGLCAGREHFIYGEPRELITNVWVQEGYVEYRQVANSDPARYEFLWGPRAYTETSKLQVLEHFLRVNRRGPSSFPSLSEERVSDEEEGA from the coding sequence ATGCGTGACCTCCACCACACTGAAGCCGACTTTAAGGACCCAAGAGCGGCTGAGGATTCCATGGATGAGCAGGAcatttgggtggaggaggaggaggaggacgaggaggaggaggacgaggaggaggaggaggaggaggaaggcggcgcatccccgttgtctccctcctcctcctcctcgtcgtcttcctactcagtcctgttcctgggcactggcgaggaggcggctgattctgggacacccagtcccacgcagagccctcagggtgtctgcccctcccccacagccgtggcagcccctccatggagccagtcggaagacaatggcctcagaagccaaggtgaggaggggcccagctccGGGCAGGACCCGGCAGATGCCGAGTCCCGGCTCCAAGATGCATTACACTTAATGATGGCTGAACTGATGGGCTTCCTGCTCCACAAGTACCGCACAAAGCAGCCGacctcaaaagaggaaatgctgaatgcggtcctcagagatgaccaggaccacttccctgtggtcttgagccaagcctctgagtgtctgcagctggtctttggggtggatgtgaaggaggtggaccccagggagcacttgtatgtcctggtccccaccctgggcctcacctacgATGGCATGCAGGACAACGGGCAGAGCATGCccaacactggcctcctggtgatacttctgggtgtgattgtcctggagggcgactttgctcctgaggaggcagtctggcgagcacttagcaagatggggctgtgtgctgggagggagcacttcatctacggggagcccagggaactcatcaccaacgtgtgggtgcaggaggggtacgtggagtaccggcaggtggccaacagcgatcccgctcgctacgagttcctgtggggtccccgggcctacacggagaccagcaagctgcaagtcctggaacatttcctcagggtcaatagaaggggtcccagttctttcccatccctgtctgaagagcgagtgagtgatgaggaagagggggcctga
- the LOC140691750 gene encoding melanoma-associated antigen 8-like has protein sequence MGPSGGWSAESQVPLGVTGLQTPGGEGLGLRHVSSGHRAQEAGSVRTEGSQTTVHQEESPCEAEGTPGEETCPWVPICHPGLAPLSCPTPLTVPPVQMRDLHHTEADFQDPRAAEDSMDEQDIWVEEEEEDAEEEDEEEEEEEEGGASPLSPSSSSSSSSYSVLFLGTGEEAADSGTPSPTQSPQGVCPSPTAVAAPPWSQSEDNGLRSQGEEGPSSGQDPADAESRLQDALHLMMAELMGFLLHKYRTKQPTSKEEMLNAVLRDDQDHFPVVLSQASECLQLVFGVDVKEVDPREHLYVLVPTLGLTYDGMQDDGQSMPNTGLLVILLGVIVLEGDFAPEEAVWRALSKMGLCAGREHFIYGEPRELITNVWVQEGYVEYRQVANSDPARYEFLWGPRAYTETSKLQVLEHFLRVNRRGPSSFPSLSEERVSDEEEGA, from the exons atggggccctcaggtggttggagcgcagaatcccaggtcccgcttggagtcacg gggctccagacaccgggaggtgaaggcctaggtctgagacacgtgtcctcgggtcacagagcacaggaggccggcagtgtcaggactgaag gttcacagacgaccgtccaccaggaggagagcccctgtgaggccgagggcacccctggagaggagacct gcccgtgggtccccatctgtcaccctggcctcgctcctctcagctgcccgacACCACTCACCGTGCCTCCCGTTCAGATGCGTGACCTCCACCACACTGAAGCCGACTTTCAGGACCCAAGAGCGGCTGAGGATTCCATGGATGAGCAGGAcatttgggtggaggaggaggaggaggacgcggaggaggaggacgaggaggaggaggaggaggaggaaggcggcgcatccccgttgtctccctcctcctcctcctcgtcgtcttcctactcagtcctgttcctgggcactggcgaggaggcggctgattctgggacacccagtcccacgcagagccctcagggtgtctgcccctcccccacagccgtggcagcccctccatggagccagtcggaagacaatggcctcagaagccaaggtgaggaggggcccagctccGGGCAGGACCCGGCAGATGCCGAGTCCCGGCTCCAAGATGCATTACACTTAATGATGGCTGAACTGATGGGCTTCCTGCTCCACAAGTACCGCACAAAGCAGCCGacctcaaaagaggaaatgctgaatgcggtcctcagagatgaccaggaccacttccctgtggtcttgagccaagcctctgagtgtctgcagctggtctttggggtggatgtgaaggaggtggaccccagggagcacttgtatgtcctggtccccaccctgggcctcacctacgatggcatgcaggacgacgggcagagcatgcccaacactggcctcctggtgatacttctgggtgtgattgtcctggagggcgactttgctcctgaggaggcagtctggcgagcacttagcaagatggggctgtgtgctgggagggagcacttcatctacggggagcccagggaactcatcaccaacgtgtgggtgcaggaggggtacgtggagtaccggcaggtggccaacagcgatcccgctcgctacgagttcctgtggggtccccgggcctacacggagaccagcaagctgcaagtcctggaacatttcctcagggtcaatagaaggggtcccagttctttcccatccctgtctgaagagcgagtgagtgatgaggaagagggggcctga